From the Hordeum vulgare subsp. vulgare chromosome 1H, MorexV3_pseudomolecules_assembly, whole genome shotgun sequence genome, the window tggagcttcaccGACGGTTGCAATGGAGCTGCGATGTAGTTGGCGGTGCTGCAGCGGAGAGCACTTGCCGACGATGTCAGGTGCGACAATGCAGCATCGCCATGCGTGCTTGGAGCTTTACTGCGCTGccagcgagggaggaggggcgcgACTCCTGTTGTGAGCATGCGGCTGCTTCCCCATGGATGACGCGGTTGCGTGGTTGCTCGCATTGACCCATCCATCGGCTATAAGGGGATGGATCCAACGGCAGACGTTTGATCTGTAGCAGCCGCCAAACTCTTATGGTTGAAGGTGGTTAGGGACCCAACCCACTATGATGCTAAGCGACCAATCTCCTTCCGTGGCGTGGCTGAGATGACCTTAATAACGATCCAGTTCTGACAAATGGTGCAACAACTTGATGTAGGTTTTCGATCTATTTGACGAGGTTCGGTAATGTCAACCTGAACAAACTATGATGATGTCAAGGCCATTTGGCACCACTTGGGATCAAAGGAGgcacattttattttttttgaagggACAAAGGAGCCACATTTAGTTTTCAACTTTGCGGAATGCTTAGGCGTAGGGGTTGCTAACATATACTTTCTCCGTCCCTAAATATGTCTTTTTAAAGATTGAACTACGGAccgcatacgaagcaaaatgagtaaacTTATACTTTAAATtatatctatatacatttgtatgtagtttgtagtgaaatctctaaaaagacaaatacttgggaacagagggagtaccacCCATTCACATTCAATTTAGTGTCGGTTCGGCTATAATGATTTGACTTGCTCTTGGGTGCTTTCCTGTTTGATCTTAGCGGGTGATTACTATCTGTTGGTAAGCTCCCCACCCGTGAGAGAAGGCAACTACAAACATACGACCCATGCAACAAAAAACGATGCCATTGCATCATCCGCCTGTTAGGGGCAGCAACAACCCTTCAGACATACGTACGAGACAACGTAATTGACATGGCCAAATGAACGAATTACCCTATGTTACTCTGAacgggcaacaacgacaacaactaaggTTTAGGTACACTGGTTACTGAACCAAGATATGTCATCCTATTCTACAGATATACTCGCATATTATTCCTGAATATGGTGTTTAGAATCCATAAGTAATTCTATTCTATGGATATACTGGCATACACTCTTCCTTCCTCCCAGGTTTCCAAAGGAAAAATATTTGTAATATGGTGTTTAGAAGCCAGGTCTCATGTTTTATTCTATACAAGACATATTTTCTTGGATGATCTTCTCTGCCACAattgaacacacaaaagaaaCCCTGCAGTTACATGCTACAGTATGATTTAACACACACACTCATTATTAATCTGTTCCAGCAAACAGGTGGAGTTCAGTGCAGGTTGGGCCAAGCTAGAATCTTGATTAGGTGATGACCAATGTTTTAGGATAATAAAAAAAAATCTGCACTACAAATTGTCATAGGTGTCAGGAGAGCCGGAAACCAGCAAGGCAAAAAAACCACAAGCCAATCACCCTATGAAGAGGTTCCTACATTACACTCCCTTCGACCTTATTCAGGAGGAGCAGCATCCCTGATCAACAGCTTGGCCTCATCATCAAACAAAAAGGGAGACTAGTTTCATGGTATGCAGAATATATTATGAGTTCCTTCACGATTGCTGCAGCAAGCGGTAGAGTCCCCACCAGCAGGCCAGTCCCCTAAGTGGCctttgccgccgccgcctcctcctctttcatcttcttaTCCCATCTGCGTTTCTGTAGAAACAACAATTCGAGCAAACACAGAAAGAGGATAACCAGTCAGATGTTTCCTTTTAGGGCATGCAAAGTAAAGCACAAAAGTTATGCAACGCTTAAGTAAGAATTCAATTCAACTAGCAGCATAATTTCCAGGGGAAGATATATTTTCCAAATCAAGCCATTATTAATTTATCCATGTTCGATCATAAGATGACCCATGAACATAGCAATTATCCAGGAATTCAATTGCCAGCTCATATGTTTATTTCCAGGTGCTCCATCGCCATCCTAGCAGCCTGATCAAAATAGGTTGTGCCCATCTTACAAGCAAGCTTATTGGCATTTAGAGATTGTTGCACAAATCTAGAGTGCCAACTACGCTGATTTAAATGTATGGCAGCAACTAAAGGCCCAGCAGCATCCTAAGTATCTCATACTGAGATAAGCTGCGTTTGGGAGAAATGGGACTTAAATGTAGATTTTCAAGTAATATCCACGAGCAAGTGCCGATCATAACACTAGTTGGTTTGAAATCCCTTCTAGTTAACTTCTTGTGGCTTATCTAAGCAAGGTCCACTGCAGTGCGCATGACTTCCGTTATGGCTATGGTTACAGCCGATTATGCACTGATATAACTAGGACACTGATCATTTGGTTCGAAACTGCATTACTTCATCCGACCTGGGGGAAATTGCCAAAGCATTTGACAATTGAAACATCGGAATAAAGTACcagtccctccgtcccataatgtaagacgttttttgacactagtgtagtgtcaaaagatgacttacattatgggacggagggagtagttaataAAAAACACAGGCAGAAATTTGGGTCAGCCTCGGAATAAACGAGCTGTTTGTCGTAGATAGAAAAACATTACGCCCATCAGACTTGAAtttaaagagaaaaaaaaaggaaatctCGAATAGGATTTTTCTTCCCCGAACTAATCCGATCTAAGGTGTCTAATCTGCATATACCCATTCAACCAGCAGAACTGGATTTCCGCAATCCAGACAAATGTTGAGCAATGAACACCGACGATtaaatcatcgaacccaagctaccGATATCGGCTGGGAAACAAACGTTGCATACAATGTCAGCTGGGAAACAAACGTTGCATACAATACAAGGATTGTTGCTCGGCACCAGGAGCATTTACTGTACGTTCGCATCAAGGATTGCCAACGCAGTTGCAGTTTGCTAGCAGGGCAATGGATGCCAGATTGAAAAAAAAAAGAGACGAGGAGTCGAACCTTGTAGTCGAGGAGCATCTgcggcatcttcttcatcagctcGACGGTGTTGGCGCGCCTGCAGAGACGAAGAAACCGAATTTATCAGGCATCGATCGATCGCGGCGAGGGGGAGGGAAATggggggctgctgctgctgctgcttactTCTCGGCGGCGATGCGGTCGACCTTGTGGCCCTTGCGCTTGGTGCGCATCTCGCCGCGGGGCGGGTCGTAGGCCCAGTCCTCGCCGGCGAGGAGCACCTCCTTGCGCAGCCGCGCGCGCTGCCGGCCGCTGATCCCCAGCGGCTTCCACGCCCCCAGCTCCCAGTACCCCCACACCCCCTTGCTCAGCTCCCCCTTGTACTTTGCCAGCTTCTCCTTCCACGGGTACCCCTCCGcccacctcgccgccgccgccgccgccgacatcTTCCCCCCTCCCATCcttctcgctcgctcgctcgctccctATGCCGCTCCACCTCGCCGGCTTTAGGGTAAGGCAAGATCCTTCCCCCcgtcgggccgggccgggccgggccttGATGGGCCGGACCGCACGTTCGATCAAATGATGTGAGGCCCGTACCAGCCCGGCCCAGTATAAACCCTGCCGTCTCGCCTCGGCCTCTGCCTCGGCCTACTCTTTCTCTGGAGCAagaaccctcgccgccgccgaCTCCTCCTCCGCTGCCGCAACCATGGTGCTCGCACGCAAGAAGCTGAGGCAGAAGCTCCACGCGCTCCTCCCCGGCGGGGGCGCCGAGGGGGAGGCTGCCGCGGAGGCGAGGAAGATCAAGGTGCGGCTCGTGTCCTCCAAGCGGCCCCGCCCCAAGCGCCCGGGCCCCCGCCGCGCCAAGAACAAGAAGGCGTCCCCGAAGAAACCACCCCCGCCGGAGGTGGGTGCGGAGGACCATGAGGTGGATGCGGAGggcctggaggagccggcggtggTCGTTGCGGCCACGGAGGAgccggccgtggacgaggcggaggcggagcggcggaggaaggagaggaggaaggaggacaaggagaagcggaagaagaagaaggagaagttgagggcgAGGAAgctggcggaggcggaggcggccgcGGGCAAGAAGAAGTCTGACGGAGAGCCGGGGGAGCTGGGCCTGGAAGCGGACGGTGCTGGCgacctggaggagccggcggtggTGGACGAGGCGGAATTAGCGCAGAAGGCGGAGGTGGAGCGccggagggaggagaggaggaaggagaagaaggagaagaggagggtCAGGAGGCTgacggaggccgaggcggcggcgaACAAGAAGTCCGACGATGAGGCGGAGAAGCAGGACGCGGAAGCGGCCGCCGCCGAACCTGCCGTGGCAGACGACAGGTGAGTTGACGCTCCGAACGGTTGGTGCTTCTGTTCTCGAATGCCTCATTTGTTGTCATGTTCATGCCATGTAACTATGTAAGTAGGAAATGTGTTGAGCTGTTGATGTTAAGATGCCATTGCTGCAAAGAGAAGATCGTCGATAGTTTGCATAACATGTTGGTAGAGCTCATAAAATGTGTTGAGCTCAGAATAGCCGTGCAGTGATTATAGGCGATGGGTCATTGTAAATGCTCTAGTGAGGTCTGGATTGTTTACCTTTATCATTCAGAGGTAGTCATAACATTGTAAATGCTGTAGTATGAAAGCAACTATCTGACCATCTAGTTTGGCTTTGATCTGAGAAAAacacgttttgtatgccttccaTGGTGGAAGATAACAGTTTAACATTTTGTGAAGTGGCACTTTAGTTGACTTCTAGTGTTGTTTTTGGCATGCTGAATCTCAATGAGGTGTGAGGCGGTGGTGTTTACCTGTTCTGGTCCTTGTATTGACATCGGTTATGTAATGACTTTTGTTCTTGTTTCAGTGAACACAATCTAGACGTCACGAAGGTGGAAGGAGAGGCGGAGAAAATTAAGTCAGAAGAGGTGAAGGAAATTAAGTTAGAAGAGGCTGGCCAGGCAGGTGTATCCGACAATCCAATTGTGCCGCGAGATAGGTGAGTTAAAGCTGTAAAGGATAGATGTTCTGGTTCTTGAGTACCTCCTTTCTCGTTAGATAGATATGAGGACTGAAGATGTCACAGAATAGAGGCATGTAAGACAAGACACTGTTTCTGCAAATAATTAGAGGGATTAAAATAACGCAGCAAGTTAGTGACTTAGAATGGTATAGCGGGATGGGCCTTTTTGCATATTTACGAGTTGCTCGGACTTGGACTGTCTAGCTTTGCTGTTGACTCAAATAGTGCAATAACTTTACAGTATATCAGAAATTGTTTGCTCATCAGACTTTGTTGTGAGCTTTTTTCTTCCACAAAAAAACTGTTTGGTCCGGAAGTTTCTTTGTGAAatgatattacaaatttattgctttctggttgtatgtttaTTGAATTGTTAAGGAGTGCGGTAGACAGGCTGGAGATCAGGTTCTTATAGGATGTTGGCAGCTGTTTAATATTTTGCTTCATTGTTTCAGTGAGCAAAGTATGAAGAAGGTGTATGTTGGTGGCATCCCGTACTATTCATCTGAGGATGACATTAGGAGTTTCTTTGAAGGATGCGGAAGTATCACTGCGCTGGACTGCATGACTTTTCCTGACACCGGGAAGTTCAGGGGTATTGCCATTCTCACATTCAAGGTCAGCTTTGCAACACAGTACCCTTTGTTCTAGTCTTGCGTTCCTGTTCATGCTGACATGTTTAATTCACCCCAAGACATCTTCTTAGTGTACTGAATGTTTAAGGTTTGATGGCACTGGCGTTTGGTTGAACTAACTGTGTACGCATGGCAGTCTGACTTTTTCACTGTTCTGGTGTAGAATTTTTTGGTTTTTATTTCCAAAACCTCTAGGGCATTCATCTTTAAGGTCTTTTGGTGGTAAGTGGTGCTGTACCCTTGTGTCTTATGTTACTACAACTTCTGAGCAGAACTCTCGTCGACCATTTAATTTTTTGTAATCCATTGGAGTCGTCTTGATGCCAACATAAGATGCTCTTAATCTGCTTGGTAGCGCACATGATTCATCAGCAGCATGTTTCAGTCATTCTCATTGTTAGGAGAATATGCCTGTAGCTTGAATCTTGTGGTACAACTTTTGAGCAGTGCTGGTACAACCATGAGAAGTAAGATTTTGCACCAATGAACGTCTCCTTCCCATTATCTAAGGCGCCTAAACTTTTGGCACGGAAGTTAGCACAGCCTAGTTGTTGCACCACACGGTTATAGGAGACGTTCAGTTCCCTAACGATATTCTCTAACAGCCATTAGCAGATGCCATTTTGCAGGCAAGCAGATGCCAGTTAGCGACCCCCCTTTTCAGGAAACTACACCATCGGTTTCCAGGGAATGGCCAATTAAAGGGAAAACTGATTTCCTTAGTCCTTGCACACCTTACAAATTGGGAAAAATTAGAAAAGCTTAGGTGCCTTGGATAATGGGAAGGAGGGAGTACAATTTAGTTTCATTTTAGTCCATTGGAGTCAGCTTGTACCACCACAAGATGCTCTTAATCTGTTATCAGGAGTCATGAATAATTCACATGTCTCATCAGCAGCGTGCTTTTAGAGTTGTTTGGAAGTTGGAGCCTGACAGAGTTTTCTTGTGCAGACTGACGCCGCCGCAAAAAGGGCATTGGCTCTTGATGGTGCAGATATGTAAGCACATGTCCTTAATGTTTACCCTTGTTTGTTTCAGTTGTGATTCATAAGTGACAGCATTTTTGTTAAATAATCTCAGGGGAGGGTTCCTTTTGAAAGTCCAGCCTTACAAGGCTAACCGCGAAAAGGTCAAATCCAACCATGAGAAGGAAGATTTTGCACCAAAGATGATAGAGGGATACAATAGGACATATGTTGGAAACCTAGCTTGGGACGTAACAGAGGATGATCTGAGGAAGTTCTTTTCTGATTGCAAGATCTCATCCATCCGTTTTGGAACAGACAAGGAGACAGGTGAATTCAAAGGGTTTGCACATGTTGATTTCTCTGATAGCACATCTCTTGCTATTGCTCTGAAGCTTGACCAGAACGTGATTAAGGGGAGACCAGCCAGAATCAGATGTGCTGTTCCAAAGAAAGAAAACCAGAAACCAGATGACAATGCAACTTCAGATTCATCAAAGAACAGCATCCGTACATGTTATGAATGTGGCACTCCTGGCCATCTCTCTTTTGCTTGCCCTAATAAGAAGGTTTCTGAAGTCATATCTAGTGAAAATAAGGATAATGTCGATTCAGCTGAAGCATTGTCCAAGAAGAGGCGCACTTGTTATGAATGTGGCGTTCCTGGCCATATATCGTCAGCTTGCCCCAACAAAAAGACTTCTGAAGTCATAGCTGATGAATATAAGGCCAATATCGACTCAGCCACAACATCGTCGAAGAAGAGACGGACATGCTATGAATGTGGCGTTCCTGGTCATCTATCATCTGCTTGCCCAAATAAAAGTGCTCCTGAAGTCATAGTTGATGAAAATAAGGCCAATACTGAGTCAGCCACAACAGCATCGAAGAAGAGACGGACATGCTATGAATGTGGCGTTCCTGGCCATCTGTCGTCTGCTTGCCCAAATAAAAGTGCCCCTGAGGTTGTTTCTAACTACACACAGCCTTTTGATGAACCGAAGTATGAACCTTACATGGCTTCTGAGCAGAATAAAATAGACGATGGATCAACTTCAGCACCTTCAAAGCGGAGGAAATGTTATGAATGTGGCATCTCCGGTCATCTCTCATCAGCTTGCCCCAACAAGAAGGCTACTGTGATTAGTCCTGAGGAAGCTAAACCTGTTGGTGGCTCAAGCATGGAACCTTCAGCTGTTTCTGTTGAGAACAAACCTAGTGGCGACACAAGCTCGGCGCctccaaagaaaaagaagagaaggacgtgCTATGAATGCGGCATAGCTGGTCATCTCTCCTCAGAGTGCCCCAACATGGCCAAATGATCATGGTGGACCAGTTGCTTTTTGGTAGTTAGTGCCCTTCGTTCGGGCGCACGAAGAATTTTCTCCTGTGAAGGAGAGGAAATGGTTCCTCACTAGCATGATCAAGAGACAATTTACTGAGCAATCTTGTATCTTCCATTTACCCTTATCAAATTTTGACTGCGTCGTATATTCTTTATGGGTGGAAAAGTTTGGCTGCGTGATGAAATTTCCAGACTCCAGTATAACCAATCTATGTGCACTGTATTTGCTAGTATTACAGCTTATTAATACCAGGAATAATTCGTAGTATCCGAAATCTTCTGTTCTAACCATTATTTTGGTCCTGTGCGAACTAAACTAACATTTGGTTTCAGAGATATATCTGGAAAAGTTACTGGAGATGGAATTGGTTCGTCGACTCAAATGGAGAACCAAACAAATACTATGCAAGAATCTGAGATCTTAGAAAGCACTAGGATGTCAACATAAATGTGCTTACTACTACTGGATGCTGACTGAATCAATCACTAGTGACCACTTTGCTTTGTGTATgtgtgtgatgacatgtatgtatATGTAGGTGCATTGCACTAACTATGCCTGATACTCCAAGTTGATGCAGTGCCGTCCGCATCACACCGGTGGCGACCTACGTGGAGAGGGCGACAAGAACCCTAGAAAAATCCAGGCAGAAGCaaagtgctctctctctctccctctcctagcCTGGGAGGGAGGTTCGAACTGTGTGAGTTCCAGCCTCGAACGCAGCAACCCGCTGCTGCTCTTTTCTCTGACAGCGACTTAACTctttttcaaaaagcaagtttggCTCACCCAGTTTGTCACTCATGAGAGCAACAGGTTGTTCATGACAATGATTTGTGTTTGTCAACTTTCAATTGCCTTCTTTATCCATTAGTAGAACAAAGAAACAAAATTCACCTTCGGTTATTTCTTGGGTAGGTGGTTTCTGTTAACATATGAGGCTTTTGGCGCCTCGCAAATACCGCACATAACCCCACTATGTTGCAATTTGGTGAGATGGATCCTAACCCCATCGAAAGAAAAGGAACATAATCCTTTCCCGGAGGGCGTGTTGGGGGTACCGTAAACATAAAAATTGGATCATATTTGGTGCATCCCGACCCTGATTACCCTATTTAGAATTGTTCGGAAATTCTTAAAAATTTGGGGATGTAGAAAAAACATACTTCTACTGTGTTACAAGATTCCAAATCTCAACTCAAAACATAGCTCGAGAAACGAAACAAAAGAGGCAAATGTCATGTAGCTAATCCAAATCGGGCAGTGAATTTGGCATGTTGTCGTTGTTAGCACTGGATTTGTTCCTTTTCCCATGCTTCAAaaatttgtactccctctgtaaacgctcttatatttctccaCGGGGAGTACCATGACAGATATATGTTGTGTGTATATTTAATCTCAGAAGTCCCAAACACTACTTGATAGGGAAACCAAGATCAGATGCACCGGTTGCACCAAACAAACCCCAAAAAAGGTATTTGGAATTTTATTCTGAGCAACACGGCAAAAAAATAATTCCATATTTTGAGTTTAAATTTGATTGCTGAAACTGTCCGGTACGAAAAAAAACCCTAGTTACCGCCTGTATTTAACCGGTATTTTCTTGTATCCGGTTTTGGAATCCTTGCTTACGACTGATTCTACTAAAAAAGTCATGCATCTCTGTTAACCTGTGTGCTGTGCTAATCAGATATTTCTCTTTCAATGGATAAAACAATTGCAGTGATGCTTAGCTGCATCACAGCACTACTAGCTCCAATTATACAACTCACGGCTGCTTTAAAGCTCCACActtgtttttttaaaaaaaaaatagtgTTTGGTGCAGATTAGAGGCGCGCCACATAATCGAAGTGGATAGAACGTGGCAAGCGAACTGAATCAACAAGCTAGGCAGTATCTTAGGGTTCTGAAGAGGGCACTACTTTGCCTAGCCTATAGCAGGTCATTGTTTTCTGATTTGCCAGTCCAGTTCAATTTTTTCAAGATTTTGAGAAAATCAATGAGAATTATAGCTGTCTCTGATTCCTCATATCTCAATTCTTGATAAAATTAGGAGGGTGTTGGCTCTTAAGTAGCAAGGGGTTGCTTTAGTGGTGCTAACTCTGCCCCCCTGAGTCATCAAGGAATATGCCGCCCCTTCGAGGCCCCAAACCGCGATCTCAGGCGGTGACGCACGCCTTAATATCATATCATATTGTGTACTGGCTAACCTTTGGAATCAGTCAGCAGTACCTAAAGTAGTGACCCCTTCCCTGGCAGATTCTTGTGCGCGTTCGGTGGTCAGCACACTGCTTACTCGGAAAGTGGATGCAGAAAACTGGAACCGCTCGGTCGATCTTACCGGCCTTTATAGTTTTTTTCCCCTTCAGAAATGATGGTTGACATTGTTTCTCCAATTTATATTCTATTGGTATGTGTTGTGCTCGGCATGTTTTGCGAAGCGAGCATTCTTTTTTTTTACCACGATGGTACCAAACATTTGCTTTGGTTCTGCGGTACCAAGAAATCGGATATATCTACTCAACTAGCATAGCAAGCAAGTCAACACAAGCAATTGTGAGCAATTGGGCACCGAAACCGTGTGCCAGTTTAAACAATCCGCAGAGGTTTGATATGGTGATATAGGGGTTCGGGAATCTCTGATGCAGATGTTGCTGAATCTTGAGGCAAAACAAGAAGCAAACTTCTATTTTTGACCATTTTATGCGGCAAATAGCgggtttgttcttgttgtttattCTGAGAGGGAAGCAAAGTTGTATCTTTGCTCAATTATGCGGGGAACGGCAGATGCAGCGCAACCTCCAAGCTAGATTCAGACCTGAGATGGACACAGGAAGTAACTTATGTTAACATGTTATGTGCTGTCAGGGTGATGATTATTACTTACTAAACCAATGGGCTCAAGTTGCCGGTACGACTAGAACTCGAACCTCGAAACACCAATCATCGGCAACCTGTAGATAGTAGCAGCTCTACCTATGTAGCAAACCACAAATTGGCCGTTTCTGTTTCTCAtgcaaatgtgtgtgtgtgttcagcaAGTTATCTGATCTTCCACAGCAACTGGACAGTTGGTGAGCAGAGAATAATTGGCCCTTTTTATAATACTGACGACTTGAGCGTATCGTCGGCACCGAGGGATCATGTTGCTTCAGGGTTCACAAAGGACTACCTTGCCAACCGGCCTTTGCGAATTCTTTTGGGACGCAGCGAACAGATTCGAAAGAAATGTGTGTTGTCACCTTTGTGCTACTAGTAGTGCTACTACTGATCTGAAGAATCttaagtagtaggagtagtactgAGAAGCAGGCACATGATGGATTTCCCAGAGGCTATTTAATTTAGCCTTAGGTACTAATTACTGTCCGTAGAGGTTTAGACATCACATAACCAAGAGTCTGATGAGATCCATGGCacagaatcttcatcatttagcTTAGTAATTCCTCCTCTCATCCCTGAAGTGTGAATAGGGGCAAGATTCCATTTGATGCCCATCAAACACCTCCACTGCGTGGAACAAACCGAGACGCCACAAACTCTCGAGTACTGTCTGAAATAGCAACGgatgccactattcaaaacaagctGCGAATTAGAAAAGTAGAAAGTGGAGGATTGCGCAGCTCAGCCAGGCTACTTTCTTGCTTACATCAAGCAGCAATTGTTGATCAGTTCAGTCCAATCAAGCCAGTGCGGTGTGGACGCAAGCAACCCCGAGAACCAATCATCGGTGATAACCGCTCATTTTAACATGCGGAGTTGGATTTGTTTAATGCCCAGTCTCggatgccactgcttgatggtagCTTAGCCTGGCTACTTTTGACTGGAAGAGCCATCTGTGACACCATACCGGCGTTGCAAGTAAGTGCGAAAGGCGTTAGATGCCCCTCGCGAAAAGATTAAGGAAACTAATAAGAAGAGATCCAGAGATACTACTGTTTCTTGTGGCATTTGGAGCAGGCATGAGACGTTTGATACATAAAATCATCATTAAGAAGGGCTATCTTCATAGATCATCTGTGTATTTAATTGCAATTCCAGGTTGCCCCACCAATCAGCCTAGCTAGCCATGACCGAAACTGATGCGAGTACTGACACAAGTAAACTCTACAGGATTCAGTGGGCCACAACAATCTATCCCAAGGAAAGAAAATTATGGGATCTTAATCGACACAAAAGTACCGTGTCGTCATAAtctacaaaaaacaaaaaaaagaaaaggaaatagtAAGAAGTTTCGACACGAAGTACCATGCATGTCATATATAATCTCATCTGAGTTCTCAACTGatccttttttgttttgttttttgctttctgATATGAAGTGCACTTGTTGATGTCCTTCCTACCATACATTTCAAAGATTCTGCTCTTGAAACCTTCAGTCTCTCCAAAACAAGACAGGTCTGCAGAAGAGGAAACAGTTGACCTTGAGGACATAAAAATGCCCTCTTGAGTCATGTGCAGAGGTCaaacctgaacaagcccctctggTTGATCTGAGCTCAACTACTGATCCGTGCACAGGTATTTTCGTACGTGCATCATCATGCtacatattttttttcttctgataATCCAAGGGATGCGTCGAGCTCGCGACGCTCTAGAGCGGCTCGATCTCGAACCGCTTGCATTGCATCTGAGGCGAGCAGCGGCGTCGAGGGGGATACTCGAAGCCGCCGTTGCTTCCCTCTTCGTCTATCTCTAGGGCCAACTTGTGCATTTCTTTAACCGGATAAACATAATACTAGATTAAGTGTCACTACTGGCTAGCTACTACTGGGCGATTT encodes:
- the LOC123448805 gene encoding uncharacterized protein LOC123448805; protein product: MGGGKMSAAAAAARWAEGYPWKEKLAKYKGELSKGVWGYWELGAWKPLGISGRQRARLRKEVLLAGEDWAYDPPRGEMRTKRKGHKVDRIAAEKRANTVELMKKMPQMLLDYKKRRWDKKMKEEEAAAAKAT
- the LOC123448724 gene encoding phragmoplastin interacting protein 1-like, which gives rise to MVLARKKLRQKLHALLPGGGAEGEAAAEARKIKVRLVSSKRPRPKRPGPRRAKNKKASPKKPPPPEVGAEDHEVDAEGLEEPAVVVAATEEPAVDEAEAERRRKERRKEDKEKRKKKKEKLRARKLAEAEAAAGKKKSDGEPGELGLEADGAGDLEEPAVVDEAELAQKAEVERRREERRKEKKEKRRVRRLTEAEAAANKKSDDEAEKQDAEAAAAEPAVADDSEHNLDVTKVEGEAEKIKSEEVKEIKLEEAGQAGVSDNPIVPRDSEQSMKKVYVGGIPYYSSEDDIRSFFEGCGSITALDCMTFPDTGKFRGIAILTFKTDAAAKRALALDGADMGGFLLKVQPYKANREKVKSNHEKEDFAPKMIEGYNRTYVGNLAWDVTEDDLRKFFSDCKISSIRFGTDKETGEFKGFAHVDFSDSTSLAIALKLDQNVIKGRPARIRCAVPKKENQKPDDNATSDSSKNSIRTCYECGTPGHLSFACPNKKVSEVISSENKDNVDSAEALSKKRRTCYECGVPGHISSACPNKKTSEVIADEYKANIDSATTSSKKRRTCYECGVPGHLSSACPNKSAPEVIVDENKANTESATTASKKRRTCYECGVPGHLSSACPNKSAPEVVSNYTQPFDEPKYEPYMASEQNKIDDGSTSAPSKRRKCYECGISGHLSSACPNKKATVISPEEAKPVGGSSMEPSAVSVENKPSGDTSSAPPKKKKRRTCYECGIAGHLSSECPNMAK